The following are from one region of the Planctomonas sp. JC2975 genome:
- a CDS encoding TetR/AcrR family transcriptional regulator, whose protein sequence is MSTMEQGYASGRARRERIIQVATELFGRVGFNGATMLEIAAECGISRAGLSHHFPTKESLLEAVLEERDREDRERFRRNGSGGADGLGILRGMVALASHNTAVPGLIGLYAVLSAEAGEASHPAHQYFIDRYERIRSGTARALRRAQDAGHLLDDVDVDATAIELTALMDGLQVQWLLDPDSVDMPAVVQRRIEEVLVAPLFAEDDEPAIV, encoded by the coding sequence ATGTCAACGATGGAACAGGGCTACGCGAGCGGTCGCGCACGCCGCGAACGGATCATCCAGGTGGCCACCGAGCTCTTCGGACGCGTGGGATTCAACGGCGCCACGATGCTGGAGATCGCGGCCGAGTGCGGCATCTCGCGCGCCGGGCTCTCGCACCACTTCCCCACCAAGGAGTCGCTCCTGGAGGCGGTGCTGGAGGAACGCGACCGCGAGGACCGCGAGCGCTTCAGGCGCAACGGATCCGGTGGTGCCGACGGCCTCGGCATCCTGCGCGGCATGGTCGCCCTTGCCTCGCACAACACGGCCGTTCCGGGGCTCATCGGGCTGTACGCCGTGCTCTCGGCCGAGGCGGGTGAGGCATCGCATCCTGCGCACCAGTACTTCATCGATCGTTACGAACGCATCCGGTCCGGCACTGCCAGAGCACTCCGGCGAGCGCAGGATGCCGGGCACCTCCTCGACGACGTCGACGTCGACGCGACGGCCATCGAGCTCACCGCGCTCATGGACGGCCTGCAGGTGCAGTGGTTGCTCGACCCGGACTCGGTCGACATGCCGGCGGTCGTGCAGCGACGTATCGAAGAAGTGCTCGTTGCGCCGCTGTTCGCAGAGGACGACGAGCCCGCGATCGTCTGA
- a CDS encoding histidine phosphatase family protein, whose amino-acid sequence MSDGETDRAGKLVLIRHGETPWSRVGRHTSVTDLTLTELGEQQARDQGSMLRGHHFAMVLCSPRMRSRRTSALAGYAHPTIDDDLVEWDYGAYEGVTTAQIIQSRDGAPWDLWTDGVVPGETPGESAAEVQARAQRVIDKCTDSLKDGEDVLLVSHGHFLRMLAVTWAELPIPAGAVLRLSTGSVCELGYEHERQAILRWNCPPDPRIDFT is encoded by the coding sequence ATGTCGGACGGCGAAACCGATCGCGCGGGGAAGCTGGTGCTGATCCGTCACGGGGAGACCCCGTGGAGCCGCGTTGGACGGCATACGAGCGTGACGGATCTCACGCTCACCGAACTCGGCGAGCAGCAGGCGCGCGACCAGGGGTCCATGCTGCGGGGCCACCACTTCGCGATGGTGCTGTGCAGCCCGCGGATGCGTTCCCGCCGCACGTCTGCGCTGGCTGGCTACGCGCATCCCACCATCGACGACGACCTCGTCGAATGGGACTACGGCGCGTACGAGGGCGTGACGACGGCGCAGATCATCCAGTCGCGCGACGGCGCACCGTGGGATCTGTGGACCGACGGCGTCGTCCCGGGGGAGACCCCTGGTGAGTCGGCAGCGGAAGTGCAGGCTCGCGCCCAGCGCGTGATCGACAAGTGCACCGACAGCCTCAAAGACGGCGAGGACGTGCTGCTGGTCTCGCACGGACACTTCCTGCGGATGCTCGCCGTCACGTGGGCCGAGCTTCCGATTCCGGCCGGGGCGGTGCTGCGGCTCAGCACCGGAAGCGTGTGTGAGCTCGGCTACGAGCACGAGCGGCAGGCGATCCTGCGCTGGAACTGCCCGCCGGATCCGCGAATCGACTTCACCTGA
- a CDS encoding thiamine pyrophosphate-binding protein encodes MSTVSAHVAVTLATQLDHVFGVMGNGNAYFLDALERETSATYTAVRHEAGAVVAADAHFRASGRIAAGTATYGAGFTNTLTALAEAVQARIPLILVVGDEPTSGPRPWDVDQIALAAAVGARTYTVGRADAAATTVIAVEHALAYSVPTVLAIPYDVARLDAGPVPAAPTPRMPQPLAPDDAFATARLDRLARSLAGAKRPFLLAGRGAWLAGAGSALGALADATSAVTASTALGRGVFPDARYDLGVTGGFGADGAMELVREADVAVVFGASLNAFTMRFGNLFAPGTEVVQVDIAPAATHPHVGGFLRGDARIVAERLVEALSGLGAAPSGWRESIDLPALTLRPAGDGVCADGRLDPRSVASRIAELLPEDRVVVSDGGHFIGWANMYWPVASPDRMIMVGTAYQSIGLGMPQVAGAALARPDSTVVLTTGDGGGLMSLADLETAVRVAGGRGVAVVWNDAAYGAEVNLYGLRGLAREPMLIPQVDFAALARAVGAEGIVVESLDDLDRLGTWAATPASERPFLLLDCRVSPDVISPYQAEVIRANA; translated from the coding sequence ATGTCCACCGTGTCCGCCCACGTCGCCGTCACACTCGCCACTCAGCTCGACCACGTGTTCGGGGTGATGGGCAACGGCAACGCGTACTTCCTCGATGCGCTGGAGCGCGAGACGTCTGCCACCTACACGGCCGTGCGGCACGAGGCCGGAGCCGTCGTGGCAGCGGATGCGCACTTCCGCGCCTCCGGCCGCATCGCAGCCGGCACCGCCACGTACGGCGCCGGGTTCACGAACACGCTGACGGCGCTCGCGGAGGCAGTGCAGGCGCGCATCCCGCTGATCCTCGTCGTCGGGGACGAGCCGACATCAGGACCACGACCGTGGGATGTGGACCAGATCGCGTTGGCCGCGGCCGTCGGCGCTCGCACGTACACGGTCGGCCGTGCCGATGCTGCCGCCACGACGGTGATCGCCGTCGAGCACGCACTGGCGTACAGCGTGCCGACGGTGCTGGCCATCCCGTACGACGTCGCCCGTCTCGACGCCGGCCCCGTGCCGGCAGCTCCGACACCGCGGATGCCGCAACCGCTCGCACCGGACGACGCGTTCGCGACGGCCCGGCTCGATCGCCTGGCCCGTTCGCTCGCGGGGGCGAAGCGTCCGTTCCTGCTGGCGGGACGCGGCGCCTGGCTCGCCGGTGCCGGATCCGCGCTGGGCGCGCTGGCGGATGCGACGAGCGCCGTCACGGCATCAACAGCCCTCGGGCGCGGTGTCTTCCCGGACGCGCGCTACGACCTCGGCGTGACGGGCGGCTTCGGCGCGGACGGCGCGATGGAGCTGGTGCGCGAGGCGGATGTCGCCGTGGTGTTCGGCGCATCCCTCAACGCCTTCACCATGCGCTTCGGCAACCTCTTCGCTCCAGGCACCGAGGTGGTCCAGGTCGACATCGCACCGGCCGCAACGCATCCGCACGTGGGCGGGTTCCTGCGAGGAGACGCCCGCATCGTCGCCGAGCGCCTCGTCGAGGCGCTCAGCGGGCTCGGTGCAGCGCCGAGCGGATGGCGGGAGTCCATCGACCTTCCCGCGCTGACCCTTCGACCCGCAGGCGACGGCGTCTGCGCCGACGGGCGACTCGACCCGCGCTCGGTGGCATCGCGCATCGCGGAACTGCTCCCGGAGGATCGCGTCGTCGTCTCCGACGGGGGCCACTTCATCGGATGGGCGAACATGTACTGGCCAGTCGCCTCGCCCGACCGCATGATCATGGTCGGCACGGCATACCAGTCGATCGGGCTCGGGATGCCGCAGGTGGCGGGCGCCGCGCTCGCCCGGCCCGACTCCACCGTCGTGCTCACCACGGGAGACGGCGGCGGCCTGATGTCGCTCGCGGACCTGGAGACCGCGGTGCGCGTGGCGGGCGGACGCGGCGTGGCCGTGGTCTGGAACGACGCCGCGTACGGCGCAGAGGTGAACCTCTACGGTCTGAGGGGTCTTGCCAGGGAGCCGATGCTCATTCCGCAGGTCGACTTCGCCGCCCTGGCGCGCGCGGTCGGCGCTGAGGGCATCGTGGTCGAGTCGCTCGACGACCTGGACCGGCTCGGCACGTGGGCGGCGACGCCGGCATCCGAACGCCCGTTCCTGCTGCTGGACTGCCGCGTCTCGCCGGACGTCATCTCGCCGTACCAGGCGGAGGTCATCCGCGCGAACGCATGA